Genomic segment of Primulina tabacum isolate GXHZ01 chromosome 11, ASM2559414v2, whole genome shotgun sequence:
CTAGGAATATTCTCAAGTATCGAGACTTCATCTTCTAGTACTGATATGATGAAATGATATCGAATctgtatatgctttgtcctagcatgataaaaaagattttttgaTAAATGAATAGCACTCTGACTATCATAGCATAATGTGTCCCCTCAAGCTTCTGACCCAATTCATCTAGAAATGATCTAAATCATATCGTCTCTTTGCTAACTTTTGTAGCTGCAACGTATTCAGCTTTTGTAGTCGATGATGATTGTgctttgattaaattaaaatGACTAGCCAAAAGAGTACTTACAAGTTTAGTTTCATCCATATTAAATATGTTAATAACCTTTTTCACGTACTATTCTTGATATAACTTCAAGATTCTATTCACTCGGTCTCTTAAAATCCTCATTACAAGGATTTGCTTTGCAGAACCCAAATTCTTCATAGCAAATTCTTTTGATAAATCTTTCTTGAGTTTATCAATCTCCTCCAGATAAGCTCATGATGTcagcatatcatctacatatagcaGTAGAATGATATAAGAACCAtcaaaatttctcacataacaACAATTATCAGCCTAACACCTCAGGAATCCATCAAACTTCTCGTATcactgtcttggagcttgtttgagaccatacaaacttttctgaagtttgcatcATTTTCCCTTGTCCCACGTACTTCAAAGCTTTGTGGTTgcttcatataaatttcttcatctagGTCACCATGAAGAAACGTCGTATTACATCTAACTGCTCCATATGTAAATCTTCTTTTTCCACTAATTCGAGTACAGTCCTGATAGTCGTTAACTTAACCACTGGAAAAAAAATCTCGGTGTATTCAATGTCTTCTTTTTACTGAAAAGCTTTTACAACAAGTATTTCCTTGTACCTCTTGCTACCATCATGTTCTTCTTTTAACCGGTACACCCACTTGTTATGTAATGTATTTTTGCCTTGCGAAAGTTTTGTCAACTCCCACGTCTGGTTGGATGACAATGAATCCATCTCATCTTCCATTACTAACTCCCACTTGCTTGATTTATCATTTTCAGTGCCTCTTCATAAGTCTCTGGTTCGTCTTTTTCTATCAACAAAATATAGTGAAGTGCATGGGAATATCTCTGAGGAGATCTAATTGTTCTCACAGATCTTCTGAGTTCAATCACTGGAGTTTGTGGGTCATTGTCTTGTGCAGctttttcttcatcttcttGGTTACTGCTCTTTGATTCATTCATAGGAATATATGTCAATGACACTTCATCACTCTTCTTGATTTCGGGACATTCATCTCCAGATCCAATGTCTGACATGTCCTTGTAAGAACTTGCTCATTGAAGATTACATCTCTACTCCGAataatttttccaattttagtCACCCTAGAAACGATAACCAAACTCACTATCTTCATAACCAATAAAGAAACACTTTTTTGATTATGGATCGTTTTGTTTTGCTTACTGAATCATTATGAACATATGATAGACAACCAAATACTTTCAAGAAATGAAGGTTTACTTCTTTGCCGTTCCACACCTCTTCAGGTATTCTACAGTCAAGCGGTACCGAAGATCCTCTGTTGATCATATATGCTTTAGATTTAACAACATCTGTCTAGACTGATTTCAGTAATCCAGAATATAATCTCACGCTCTTAGCACGTTCATTCAGAGTCATGTTTTAACCTTTCAGCTACACAATTTAGTTAAGGTATACCAAGAATGGCTTCTCCATCTTGATTTCATTCTTTGCACAATATTTTTTGAACTCGTCGTCTTCATATTCTCTACTATTATGAGACCATAAGCACTTCACTTTCAAATCGGTATCATCCTCAACCACGACTTTCCATTTTTTAAAGATCtcataaatatcatatttatttGTCAGAAAATAAATCCAAACTTTCCGACTTGTATCGTCAATAAATGTGACATGGTATCTTGAGCCTCCAAGGGATGTCACAAGAGACTGTCTCCATACATCAGTATGAATCAGCTCTAACTTTGCTGCTTTCGGTTCTCTATCGTCTTTTGAAAAACTGACATTTTTCTgttttccaaaaatacagcTTTCACATAACTTGTGTTCAACGATCTTTAACTTTGGTAGCTTCCCATTTGATACAAGCATCTTCATTTCCTTCTCACTCATTTACCCAAGCCTATAATGTCATACACTTAAATTAGCTCTAGCATCCATAGCTTCTAATGTATCCTGGCAACTTGAAGTCATATAAAGTGTCTCTGTTTTATTTACTCGAGCAAGAATCATGGCTTATTTGTTCACTTTCTAGGAATCATCACCAAAGATCACATTATGGCCTTAGTCATCGAGCTGTCTCACCGATCAGATTACTTGTCAATTCGGTACATGCCTTAACTTTGTTAATTTTTCAAACATATCCATTTGATATTTTCATCCTGACATCACACATGCCAACcatttctaaatattttcatCAGTTGAGAAAACTTTTCTGTAATATCCAACGATGTATCCATCGAATACATCACGATTATCAGTGGTATGAAATGAAGCTCTTgagtccataacccaagaaCCAATCGGCTTTTCCATGAATAGTAATAGAACATCATATACCTACTCAGTAACAGCATTTGcattatttattgttgattTGTAGTTCTTTTTCAAGTAACAAGTTTCACCACAATTATAACACTTTAAATTCTTTTCAAAGTTGCTTTCgtcttttccatttcttgactTAGATCTACTACACAATCGGTTAGAACTTTTTTCGCCACTCATGTTCCTTCCTGTGTCATCGAGAATTAGAGCAGATCTCAATTAACAACCGCATGGTGCATAGTCCAGAAGAAAATTATTGTGTTTTTTCAGTTTTTGCGTATATTgtctacaaattttttttaaatgcaattTTAACTGCACAAactaaataacaaaaaaaagtttaatgaaaattattaaaatttaattacagTCAAATACCTAAAAATTGAAGTTAGAAACTTTTAACTGTCTTTGTCTGCTAAtgagataattttttttaatgaaaataattaaattttaattacagACAACTGTCGGGCAcctataaatttaaaattttcagatAAAATAGAAACCTttcaataaaatcataaaatccaactcaattaaatgtttaaaaagtctacaaattattttttttcttcttgcaTCATTCAAGACACATTCTTTGTTCCACGATTAACCATTTTTGTCCATTTgcatgtctttttttttttttgggcatgttttttttatatgtatgGAGTGCGTGACTGTTTGTCGTCACTCACCAAGTGATAAGGATTAACATGTTATTCACacaaaatgaaagaaaaatctCGAAAATAATAAGAAAACACTTGCACTAGTTTTATTCAATAGAGATTAAATtcgtaataataaaaaaaataagaaatatatCCGACAATGGAAAGTATGTAATAATCAACGTAATTAAAAGATAATACGTTGCCTAAGGAATATGATTTATGctcatttataaataaatttaaaaaaaaaaacacacgcACGCGCACACAAATattaaaaagggaaaaaaaacacGAATTCGAAAGCGTAAACGAAGAAATTTGCGAACAAGATCATATTTTTTGTTCGTCAGCCAATTTATAATCAAAACAACCTTTTTTTCTGTTCAAATCCGAATTGCTACTTTTATTTGCCTTACATTTTTGTGTCGCAACCTAATCAAGAATCTATAAAAGAATGTCTCCTTGGTATCTCTCTCTTTCTCAAATTTCGTCTCATGCAGCTCTTCCAactgattatatattcgaaaAACTCCGACGGGGCAGTTGATACTATTAAGTTTTCTGAAAActacaaaattttaaacatttttcattcaaaactaTGACAGCTCTGATCATCCGTTTTGCAACTTCTCCGAAAACTTTTAGAAagattgtgtatcgattaaACTAGGTGAACCCCGAAAAGCCGCgaaatttcaaattataataGCATGTGGGAGCTGTTTTCTAACAAATAATCTAGCTGCCACCAGCCCTGCTGCTAATGCAAGTCCAAATGCAGCATGTAGTCTCACACAGTAGTATTTGGCCAGAAAGATCGTTGATTTATCCTATTAAACCGAAATTTCATCAAATGATAGACCAAGGATTTTTTCGACCATCAAAAAGATTGCTGATTTTTTAGATTATGTAATAAATCTGAACTTGTGCTTCAGGAAAAATGTTCTCACCTTGTGGTTCTTTTCGACGAAGGAAGATACTAATTTTCCAATCGGAAATGTTAAAGCACCAAGAACCTGGAACGGCAAACGACTATCACCAAGGAACGACTGTGATAAAGTTGAGAAAGTAGCAAAAATGTGGAAAAAATGTTCGTCTTTAAGATGACTCACAGAACAGATGAAAAAGAAGATTTGGCGGAAGTGATAACGACTTACGACACACGAGAAAGGAAGAGCTTGGCCAAGTCCAAGAGCAAGTAAAAGTGAATAGAGCGACGTCACGGCCATTTTGACTACTTTTGCACCCACGTCATTTCCAAGCCTTACCTGAGGTTGAATCCAACATGATGTCTTAATTTGTTCGTTGAGCTAACCATTTCATTCTGGAGGTTTAACATTTCAAAGAACTTACTAATGGGGAGTATTTTCCGACAGCCTTGTCATCCTCGACCTGTATTTTTAATTATCTTTAGTTAATAAAGATATCTGAAACAAGGAGCTACGAGATAGATACAGGGCATACCTGATGAAAATGGCTGCAAAAGAGGATCAAGGTCGTAGTAAAACCAACAAGTAACGATGAAGAAATGGCAGTCGCAGATATTGCAAGCTCCCTACGTCAAGCCAGAGGGAAGTAGCATCCAGGTGAGAATGAATTTGGCCAGAAACAACTTAATATTTGGGTATGATAGTTTCAAAATACGATTTTAGTTTTCTTTCGATGAGCCGTATTATATAATGTTTTAGCTAGAAAAACTTCATAAGTCAAATGTATTCTTAAATTTATACCACAAATTCCATCAAATATACATCTAATCGACAACCTGGTGCCGCTTTGAAGCAAGTAAAAAGCAGTAGTGGCAAATGGACCAAATGCTGCAAAGCATAAGGGTTCCCCCAGCCCTACGTAACCCAAACGAAAAGGTGGACACTGCGACAAAACATTCATTAGCCCTCATTTGAAAATTGGGTTCCAAAAATTGTACCAAAATTTCATGTGTTTGGTACCTGGTAAATGTAGCCACAAAATATGGCATAAACTAAAAGCAACACAGAACGGAGACTTCCAGCCTCAATCGATACACGTGTTAGGCCAATTAGGCCCAGTGCGAGTAGCAAACAAGCAACAATATGAGTTCCTGTTCGGCTTCAAATAGCAATTTAAGACATCATAAGCTAATTTTATCAGTATATTATATTTGATATAGCATTTCAAGACAATTAATCTGTTTAAGGTTGATCATGGTAACCAAAATCAGCCCACTCATTCTCACCTGCCAACCAAGTTAACCACCGACTCTTTCTTGTTTCTATCCGCACCTTTATCAAAATCATGAACGTCGTTGCTGTTTCATCATATATGTAAAAGTCATTTAAGAAGACACTAATCAGATAAACATGCAAAAGTTCACCAAAATCATGCGTCATTTTTATGAATAACACAAGTATCAGAGGCTGATAAAGGAATTCAGGCGAGAGGGACAAGATTGGACGAGGAGGCAAAATGGAGGTTCTGAATTTGGAGGAGTGAAGCTTGTAGTTATAGAAAACTTATAACATGAAGTTCCAAGATTTTTCGCAGCTCCAAGATTTTTTGTACCTTAAGTTGAGCCAGGCTATAACGAGTACTGAAGAAACCAGGAGAGTCAGATAGCGCTTTGCACAACAGTGGCCAGTCTGCCAATAAGCAGCTGCACTTCCTacctaatttttttaattaaaatattcgAAGAAATCAACATTTATACATCACCGAGTAATGAATAATGATTAAAACCCGTATATGTACATGTGCGAGTGTGTGTATAGAAACATTATATCATACTTACAGTGAGAGGGATCAAAGCAACAGAGTACATTGGCAATTTGATGGCTCTCCACACCAAAGTTGCTTTGGAAATATTTTCGCACTTTCCTTCAAGAGGAATGTCAGCACACAAAGCTTCACACTTCAATCGAAACCCATGGCGTAATCGAACAGATTTTAACTGCCTTATGCCTGCCTTATTGAAAGACATTTGACTGCATAATAGTAGCCTTTGAGCAGCATTTGGAAGACATGATGATGCTTGATAAGTCCTGAAATTAGAAGGTCTCACACTCTGTGGATCAATTCAATAATTGTTCTAAAGTTTCCCCTAAACACCACAAGAATAAATCGAaccaaaaatattaaatttactaCACTGGTCCGGAAATTCGCTTTCGTGCAGTTTAACCAAAAAAACTAGGGCGATTGTACCGTAAAGCGCACTTCTCCACTTGATTTTAGAGTTCTATTTAgctttatttaacattttatttgaattaccGTTGTAATTTATTGTAATTACATCCAACATAATGAAAATCTATAATCTATTCAAACTTTACTCCACGTCGATTGGTTCAAACATCCATATAAAAATCTAACATCTTTAATCATTATCGTACTCTTCATCGTAGTGTCAACATAACCTTATCCAATAATGCTGAGTCCAGGTGGGAAAAAGACAGCCTCAAAgaaattgaaggaaaaatgaAAGCTCACTTTTTACAAGAACCATCctttacaataaataaattcCATCATCACGCATATGTTTTCAATCTTGATGTCCAAGATGAAACAGCCATATTCAAGCAACGGGCACAagcaaaaattcaaaaaaaaaaaaaaaaaaaacacataaaaaGATACTGTATAGAGAAACATGCACTTACCTGTTAGTAATTTGCCTGAATTCGACGAGTTTCTTGGAACAAGATACATGGCTCATATTCCaaacggaagctgctgccacAGACATATGGCCAACTAGCTATAGAAGATTCTGGGCAAAAATTTGGTGTTGCGCATATATATGAAGAAATGGGGTCTAAAGCTCAAGAACGATGGATGCTTAATTTTGCTGAAAACgaagcaaattttttttaaaaaaagaatctTGATTATTTAATCAAGAAAAAGCGTAGCGTGTGGGAAAAGATGAAGCCCATAAATGATGCAAGCAAGAGAATCCCCGACGACAAAATTTCCGTTGCTCTTTCCAAAGCCttaatcaaataaaattattttacaaatttcaTAGTTTTATATTTCACAATAAAATGATAATACTTTCAAataatgtataaaaatatcttttGGAGTAGTTCTCACAGTCTCATGTAAGACGgatactgatattcacaataaaaaataatactcttaggctgcgtttggttgcaggataaaataaactaatgattagtatgtaaatgataaagaaaatgattgtcgtagaaatataatatatggaagtatgtttggtaagatttttaagtataggataattttgaaatttttgatgaaAGGACAAAATTGTCCTTCCTCTTTTTTTTGTTCTTCCACTCTGGCGCTGGCAGTCCGGCGGTggtccggcgacggcgatggcGGTCCGACGAAGGACCGACGACGTCTGTGCGGTGGCGGTCCGGCGAAGGTCCGGCGGTGCGACGGCGGTCCGGCGGCGGCGGTGGCGGTCCGACGAAGGTTCGACGGTGCGGTGGGGGCTGCGGCGGTGCGGTGGCGGTCCGACAAGGGCGGGGGCGGCGGTCTAGCAGCCGAGGTGGTTCAATAGCGGTGAAGgaagaagggtaaaattggaaagagAGTAGGGATAGATGAGGGATTAATAATCCTACGGAAGAAGAAGGTATTATTTAATCATACGTAATACAACCTAATCATTTATAGGAGGGATTGAGctgattaaataaaaatcataccaaacgcATGATAAAGAGTGATAAAATAATCTATCCTACTTAATCCGGCCAACCAAATGCAAccttatcataaaaagtaatattttttcatggatgactcaaataagagatatctctcacaaaatatgacccgtgataccgtctcacataagtttttgccaatcATTTGTCGTcgatcattttattttataatgagTCACGTttctttcaaattaaaaaaatttgtccaATTAAAAGCAGAGTTGAGATACCATTTTAGAacaaaaacttttgtgagaTTGTCTCAAAGTATAATTTTATGAGACATTTTTTTTACTTGCCAGTTGACCCGaccaataaaaaatataatttttatattaatttatttttcacattATATATAAATCTAATAGATTAATCTTATGGCTAAATTTTTGTAATATTGTATCACAAAAAACAAATCCGTAATATTTAGTATTTTGGGCTTTACTCTTGGGTTTGGGCTTATCCCTGTTTAAATTTCGGTGTAATCTCGAATTCAATCACGGAAGGGGGTAAAATCAACTCTGGTATTTGCTTAGCTTTTCATGAAATTTCTATAAATTTTGAAAGTATATGATATTTGGAGATAAATATTGTATAATGATTGTTGGGATATCCGGTGACTCTCAAGATATGGGCTGCAATAATGTGTCAAGTGGTTGTGGGCTTGGGCCATACACAATCAAGTTGGACAACTTGCAGTGCCGTGAAGGCTGGAAACTCAAGGACAAACTATATATATAGTTGGACTCCAAGATTTGAGAGGATCGGAAGAAACACGCTTGACGAAAGAGGTACAAAAGAGAGGACACTGCACACAGAGAGAGATTGAGGGAATAATCTCAATTGTAATTCAACTTAACTCTAGGTTATGCACTTGTAAAACTCTCTATTATATCAATACAAGAAAGCTGCTTCGTTTTCCCATGGACGTAGGCTATTCAAAGTCGAACCACGTAACTCGATCGCATATTTCTCATTGTTTTTTTCATAGCCTTGTTTCATTGTGCGTGCATGTACGTGAACTTGGGTTCTTGATCGGTTATTTCTAACAATTGGCCCCGTCCGTGGGAAGCGAATCCACGTCCACCAAGATCAAGAAGATGGGTTCCATGAAATACGATATTGAGAAGTTTTCAGGAAGCAATGACTTTGGCCTTTGGAGAATCAAGATGAAAGCCATATTGATACAGCAGGGATTGGTAGAAGCACTCAAGGGTGAAGATGCGATACCAGGTGATTCGAAAGAAAAAGTGCAAAGTCTGGCCAAAGCACAAAGTGCCATCATCTTGTGCCTCGGAGATAAACCGCTCAGGGAAGTATCAAAAGAAACTTCGGCTGCTGGCATGTGGAACAAACTCGAAAACCTGTACATGACcaaatccctagccaaccgcCTATATATGAAGCAACGTTTATATTCATTCAGATCGGAGATGGAAAAAATATATCTACACAAGTTGATGAATTCATCAAAATTCTGGACGATCTTGAGAACATAGATGTCAAGATGGAAGCTGAGGATAAGGCTCTAATCTTGTTAAACTCCCTTCCAAGCTCATATGAAAATTTGCGAGATGCCATGCTATATGGCAGAGAACAGACCATCTCACTAAAAGAAGTTCACTCGGCAGTACAAGCCAAGGAACTACAGAAGAAGATCCAGTCTAATGGACATGTGCAAGGTGAAAGCCTCACAATTCGTGGGAGAAATGATATGAGATCCTCAAAATCTGAAAGAAACCGATCAAGATCCAAAATCAGAAACAGATACAAATGTTTTCACTGCCACAAAGAAGGACATTATAAGAGGAATTGTCCTGAGAGGAGAAAACAATCACAAGAAAAACCAAAGGAGAATGCCGAAGCTGCTGTGGCTTGTGATGGGTATGAGTCTGCAGAAGTACTCTCAATATCAGAACAAAGCCCTTGCAACGATTGGATACTTGATTCGGGGTGCTCATTCCATATGTGCCCTTCCAGATCATGGTTTGAAACCTTCACTGAAATCGAAGAAGTTTTGGCACTACTGGGAAATGACATATCACACAAAGTGAGCGGTATTGGTTCTATAAGACTCGAGATGCATGATGGAATGGAGAGAATTCTAAGTGAGGTGAGATATGTCCTTGATCTTAAAAGAAAATTGATCTCTCTAGGGACACTTGACTCAAGTGGATATACTTACAAAGCTGAAAGTGGCATACTCAAGATTCAAAAGAGGTCATTAATCATCATGAAAGGACTCAAGAAGAACTCATTGTACATAATCCAAGGGACAACAGTAATAGGTAGGTCTGCCATGGCTCAAACTACTGAAGATGTATCAAAACTTTGGCACCTCAGACTGGGACACGTTAGTGAGCAAAGACTAGCCCATCTATCAAAGCAGAATCTGTTATGTGGAGATCAAGTTCACTACCTGGACCAGTGTGAGTATTGTATCCTTGGAAAAGCTAAAAGAGTAAAGTTTCAAAAGGAAGTCATACCACATCGAGACCATTTGAATATGTACACTCAGACCT
This window contains:
- the LOC142519003 gene encoding 2-carboxy-1,4-naphthoquinone phytyltransferase, chloroplastic isoform X2, yielding MSVAAASVWNMSHVSCSKKLVEFRQITNRTYQASSCLPNAAQRLLLCSQMSFNKAGIRQLKSVRLRHGFRLKCEALCADIPLEGKCENISKATLVWRAIKLPMYSVALIPLTVGSAAAYWQTGHCCAKRYLTLLVSSVLVIAWLNLSNDVHDFDKGADRNKKESVVNLVGSRTGTHIVACLLLALGLIGLTRVSIEAGSLRSVLLLVYAIFCGYIYQCPPFRLGYVGLGEPLCFAAFGPFATTAFYLLQSGTRELAISATAISSSLLVGFTTTLILFCSHFHQVEDDKAVGKYSPLVRLGNDVGAKVVKMAVTSLYSLLLALGLGQALPFSCVVLGALTFPIGKLVSSFVEKNHKDKSTIFLAKYYCVRLHAAFGLALAAGLVAARLFVRKQLPHAIII
- the LOC142519003 gene encoding 2-carboxy-1,4-naphthoquinone phytyltransferase, chloroplastic isoform X1 produces the protein MSVAAASVWNMSHVSCSKKLVEFRQITNRTYQASSCLPNAAQRLLLCSQMSFNKAGIRQLKSVRLRHGFRLKCEALCADIPLEGKCENISKATLVWRAIKLPMYSVALIPLTVGSAAAYWQTGHCCAKRYLTLLVSSVLVIAWLNLSNDVHDFDKGADRNKKESVVNLVGSRTGTHIVACLLLALGLIGLTRVSIEAGSLRSVLLLVYAIFCGYIYQCPPFRLGYVGLGEPLCFAAFGPFATTAFYLLQSGTRELAISATAISSSLLVGFTTTLILFCSHFHQVEDDKAVGKYSPLVRLGNDVGAKVVKMAVTSLYSLLLALGLGQALPFSCVSFLGDSRLPFQVLGALTFPIGKLVSSFVEKNHKDKSTIFLAKYYCVRLHAAFGLALAAGLVAARLFVRKQLPHAIII